Proteins from a single region of Orcinus orca chromosome 20, mOrcOrc1.1, whole genome shotgun sequence:
- the CACNG7 gene encoding voltage-dependent calcium channel gamma-7 subunit: MSHCSSRALTLLSSVFGACGLLLVGIAVSTDYWLYMEEGTVLPQNQTTEVKMALHAGLWRVCFFAGREKGRCVASEYFLEPEINLVTENTENILKTVRTATPFPMVSLFLVFTAFVISNIGHIRPQRTILAFVSGIFFILSGLSLVVGLVLYISSINDEVMNRPSSSEQYFHYRYGWSFAFAASSFLLKEGAGVMSVYLFTKRYAEEEMYRPHPAFYRPRLSDCSDYSGQFLQPEAWRRGRSPSDISSDVSIQMTQNYPPAIKYPDHLHISTSPC; this comes from the exons ATGAGTCACTGCAGTAGCCGCGCCCTGACCCTGCTGAGCAGCGTGTTTGGTGCGTGTGGCCTGCTGCTTGTGGGCATTGCGGTCAGCACGGACTACTGGCTGTACATGGAAGAGGGAACGGTGTTGCCACAGAACCAGACCACGGAGGTCAAGATGGCGCTGCATGCCGGCCTATGGCGCGTCTGCTTCTTCGCAG GCCGGGAAAAGGGTCGCTGCGTGGCCTCAGAATATTTCCTTGAACCGGAGATCAACTTGGTGACGGAAAACACGGAGAATATTCTGA AGACAGTGCGCACAGCCACCCCCTTCCCCATGGTCAGTCTCTTCCTCGTGTTCACCGCCTTCGTCATCAGCAACATCGGCCACATCCGCCCACAGAGGACCATTCTGGCCTTCGTTTCTGGCATCTTCTTCATCCTATCGG GCCTCTCCTTGGTGGTGGGCTTGGTTCTTTACATTTCCAGCATCAACGACGAGGTCATGaacaggcccagcagctctgaGCAGTATTTCCACTATCGCTACGGGTGGTCTTTTGCCTTCGCAGCTTCCTCCTTCCTACTCAAAGAG GGAGCTGGCGTGATGTCCGTGTACCTGTTCACCAAGCGCTACGCGGAGGAGGAGATGTACCGTCCGCACCCGGCCTTCTACCGCCCGCGTCTCAGCGACTGCTCCGACTACTCGGGCCAGTTTCTGCAGCCCGAGGCGTGGCGCCGCGGCCGCAGTCCCTCCGACATCTCTAGCGACGTATCCATCCAGATGACGCAGAACTACCCTCCAGCCATCAAGTACCCGGACCACCTGCACATCTCCACCTCGCCCTGCTGA